One Falsarthrobacter nasiphocae DNA segment encodes these proteins:
- a CDS encoding alpha/beta hydrolase → MTHSPATGSPDPRATGPLAGFDETSEAAFRPYSFDAPGPREGRTGVLVIHGFTGSPTSVARWARTFADAGFSVRLPLLPGHGTTPDELRRSHRREWVEAAAAAHAELAETCDRVVVAGLSMGGTLALHLAETLDVAGVILVNPALVLREAAARLAPALRFVVPYTSGISNDIARPGADERAYSRTPVAAVAQLVALIRETRARLESVSAPVLLFVSETDAVLPPASAQAVRDGVRSDLVRVVRLPRSYHVATMDYDAPLIEAQSVAFVRSLA, encoded by the coding sequence ATGACACATTCGCCCGCCACCGGCTCCCCCGACCCACGCGCCACCGGCCCCCTCGCCGGCTTCGACGAGACGAGCGAGGCCGCGTTCCGCCCCTATTCCTTCGACGCCCCTGGCCCGCGCGAGGGCCGCACCGGCGTCCTCGTGATCCACGGCTTCACCGGCTCGCCCACCTCGGTCGCCCGGTGGGCGCGGACCTTCGCGGACGCGGGCTTCAGCGTGCGCCTGCCCCTCCTGCCGGGGCATGGGACGACGCCGGATGAGCTTCGGCGCAGCCACCGCCGCGAGTGGGTCGAGGCGGCCGCTGCCGCGCACGCCGAACTGGCGGAGACGTGCGACCGGGTCGTCGTCGCAGGCCTGTCCATGGGCGGCACGCTCGCCCTCCACCTCGCGGAGACGCTCGATGTCGCGGGGGTCATCCTCGTCAACCCCGCCCTCGTGCTGCGCGAGGCGGCCGCCCGCCTGGCGCCCGCCCTGCGGTTCGTGGTGCCTTACACGAGCGGGATCAGCAACGACATCGCCCGCCCCGGCGCCGACGAGCGCGCGTACTCCCGCACGCCAGTGGCCGCCGTCGCCCAGCTTGTGGCGCTCATCCGCGAGACGCGCGCCCGGCTCGAGTCCGTCTCCGCCCCCGTGCTCCTCTTCGTCTCGGAGACGGACGCCGTCCTGCCGCCGGCGAGCGCGCAGGCGGTGCGGGACGGCGTGCGGTCGGACCTCGTTCGCGTGGTGCGCCTGCCGCGCTCGTACCACGTGGCGACGATGGACTACGACGCGCCGCTCATCGAGGCTCAGAGCGTCGCGTTCGTGCGCTCGCTCGCTTAA
- a CDS encoding ROK family glucokinase has protein sequence MTQKDSAADAACDAIGIDIGGTKIAAGLVASDGTIRRKLVLPTPGSSPREVENVIATLVDELAADSCVSSVGVGAAGWMDLTNSTVLFSPHLAWRNEPLRASLEARLGRPVIVMNDADAAAVAESQFGAGQGETRLVVITLGTGIGGAIVNDGQLERGRWGVGGEFGHQIFVPRGHVCECGNRGCWEQYASGNALGRLGREMFESGGPRVQALAEAASREGRRVDGALVTRVALEGDPLCQELVEEVGEWLGIGLANLAAALDPGRFVIGGGLSSAGELLLRPAREALAKNLTGRGFRPVAEVVLADLGADAGLVGAAESARRSALAGGESHRP, from the coding sequence ATGACTCAGAAAGACTCCGCCGCAGACGCCGCATGCGACGCCATCGGCATTGACATCGGCGGCACGAAGATCGCCGCAGGCCTTGTGGCGAGCGACGGGACGATCCGCCGGAAGCTCGTCCTGCCGACCCCGGGCAGCTCCCCGCGCGAGGTCGAGAACGTCATCGCGACCCTCGTCGACGAGCTCGCGGCGGACTCCTGCGTCTCGAGCGTGGGCGTCGGGGCGGCCGGCTGGATGGACCTCACGAACTCCACGGTCCTCTTCTCCCCGCACCTCGCCTGGCGCAACGAGCCCCTCCGCGCCTCCCTGGAGGCTCGCCTTGGGCGCCCCGTGATCGTCATGAACGACGCCGACGCCGCCGCCGTGGCCGAGTCCCAGTTCGGGGCGGGGCAGGGCGAGACGCGGCTCGTCGTCATCACCCTCGGCACGGGCATCGGCGGCGCGATCGTCAACGACGGCCAGCTGGAGCGCGGCCGCTGGGGCGTCGGAGGCGAGTTCGGGCATCAGATCTTCGTTCCGCGCGGGCACGTGTGCGAGTGCGGCAACCGGGGGTGCTGGGAGCAGTACGCGTCCGGCAACGCGCTCGGCCGCCTGGGGCGGGAGATGTTCGAGTCCGGCGGCCCCCGGGTCCAGGCGCTCGCGGAGGCCGCGTCACGGGAGGGCCGCCGCGTGGACGGCGCTCTCGTCACGCGCGTCGCCCTCGAGGGGGACCCGCTCTGCCAGGAGCTCGTCGAAGAGGTGGGCGAGTGGCTGGGCATCGGCCTCGCCAACCTGGCCGCGGCCCTTGACCCCGGCCGCTTCGTCATCGGCGGCGGGCTGTCCTCCGCCGGCGAGCTGCTCCTCCGCCCCGCGCGGGAGGCCCTCGCCAAGAACCTCACGGGGCGCGGGTTCAGGCCCGTGGCCGAGGTGGTCCTCGCGGACCTCGGCGCGGACGCCGGGCTCGTGGGCGCCGCGGAGAGCGCGCGCCGTTCAGCGCTCGCGGGCGGGGAGTCCCACAGGCCGTGA
- a CDS encoding protein kinase domain-containing protein: MTSHLSDERRLVGATVDGRYEILSVLGVGGMATVYEARDTRLGRAVAVKVISPALGADESFLRRFDTEARASARLAHPNVVHVLDRSSEQSLPYIVFELVRGRTLRSLIKDEAPLQQRQALLVWRQLIEGLAHAHESGIIHRDVKPDNVLVSERGVAKLTDFGLARAVAEAKTTRTIMGTARYVAPEVIADAASDVRSDLYSAGILLFELLTGDAPFTGANPINVAYAHVHRDVPEPSVREPGIHPEVDSLVTWCCARSPEQRPQSALDVLSEVDHILSLLPAEAPRPRRPRAPRSPGTARLGGHRHPQATTVLGATGAPPRATTPLGRTGAADPTTALGVSAAGAATTALGGPAAPTQALGGGEAPTQALGRPAAQTRAFRAPASPTVPLAGDDLRTRALARSQGPGDAARPGGAAGPGSAGRVAGPRPDLGPLLLDPSGEDEPLDDAVSAEPLAPAQAGPTPGAGRHGASLEASTGPSRASGSHAEPSARPSRREAAEARRSARRPQRSVRGGMAGGVAALVILVLVALAVAVGVTLGLNLMGSILDGGSISVPPSVVVSLERFAEAVRLAAGR; this comes from the coding sequence ATGACCTCGCACCTCTCGGACGAACGCCGGCTTGTCGGCGCCACCGTCGACGGGCGGTACGAGATCCTCTCTGTGCTCGGTGTCGGCGGCATGGCCACCGTCTATGAGGCGCGTGACACCCGGCTTGGCCGCGCCGTGGCCGTCAAGGTCATCTCCCCCGCCCTCGGCGCGGACGAGTCGTTCCTGCGCCGCTTCGACACGGAGGCCCGCGCGTCCGCCCGGCTCGCACACCCGAATGTCGTCCATGTGCTCGACCGCAGCTCCGAGCAGTCTCTGCCCTATATCGTCTTCGAGCTCGTGCGCGGGCGGACGCTGCGCAGCCTCATCAAGGACGAGGCCCCGCTTCAGCAGCGGCAGGCGCTCCTCGTGTGGCGGCAGCTCATCGAGGGCCTCGCCCACGCGCACGAGTCGGGCATCATCCACCGGGACGTCAAGCCGGACAACGTCCTCGTCAGCGAACGCGGCGTCGCGAAGCTGACGGACTTCGGGCTCGCCCGCGCAGTCGCCGAGGCGAAGACGACACGCACGATCATGGGCACGGCCCGCTACGTGGCCCCCGAGGTCATCGCCGACGCCGCGAGCGATGTCCGCAGCGACCTCTACTCCGCGGGGATTCTCCTCTTCGAGCTCCTCACGGGGGACGCGCCGTTCACGGGGGCCAACCCCATCAATGTCGCCTACGCGCACGTGCACCGGGACGTCCCTGAGCCGTCTGTCCGGGAGCCCGGCATCCACCCTGAGGTCGACTCGCTCGTCACGTGGTGTTGCGCGCGCTCCCCGGAGCAGCGCCCGCAGTCCGCGCTCGACGTCCTCAGCGAGGTGGACCACATCCTCTCCCTCTTGCCCGCGGAGGCCCCTCGCCCCCGGCGCCCTCGGGCGCCTCGTTCCCCCGGAACCGCTCGCCTCGGCGGGCATCGGCATCCGCAGGCGACGACGGTGCTGGGCGCCACGGGAGCCCCGCCCCGCGCGACGACCCCCCTGGGACGGACCGGAGCCGCGGACCCGACCACCGCGCTCGGGGTCTCCGCCGCCGGGGCGGCTACGACCGCCTTGGGGGGTCCCGCCGCGCCGACCCAGGCACTGGGCGGGGGCGAGGCGCCGACGCAGGCGTTGGGCCGGCCCGCCGCGCAGACCCGGGCCTTCCGGGCCCCCGCCTCCCCGACGGTCCCGCTCGCCGGCGATGACCTCCGAACGCGTGCCCTCGCCCGCTCCCAGGGGCCCGGCGATGCGGCCCGGCCCGGCGGGGCGGCGGGGCCCGGCTCTGCTGGCCGCGTCGCGGGCCCCCGCCCGGACCTGGGCCCGCTCTTGCTGGACCCCTCCGGCGAGGACGAGCCCCTCGATGACGCGGTCAGCGCGGAGCCACTCGCTCCGGCCCAGGCCGGTCCCACGCCGGGCGCCGGGCGTCACGGCGCCTCGCTCGAGGCCAGCACGGGTCCGAGCAGAGCCTCGGGAAGCCACGCCGAGCCGTCCGCACGACCATCCCGGCGCGAGGCGGCCGAGGCCCGCCGCTCCGCCCGCCGCCCTCAGCGCTCCGTCCGCGGCGGCATGGCCGGCGGCGTCGCCGCCCTCGTCATCCTCGTCCTCGTGGCCCTCGCCGTGGCGGTCGGCGTGACGCTCGGCCTCAACCTCATGGGCAGCATCCTCGACGGCGGGTCCATCTCCGTGCCGCCGTCCGTCGTCGTCTCCTTGGAGCGCTTCGCGGAGGCCGTCAGGCTGGCCGCCGGCCGCTGA
- a CDS encoding class II 3-deoxy-7-phosphoheptulonate synthase — MNAEQSTPRPQSSPYVSAGLSQPGAAVYPGLDEWRSLPVRQQPHWAEHPSHAEVVRELSALPPLVFAGEVDILRERLASAARGEAFLLQGGDCAETFAGSTADAISAKVRTLLQMAVVLTYAASVPVVKVGRMAGQFAKPRSSDTETREGVTLPAFRGEIVNGFPFTPEDREPDPARMLKAYHTSASTLNLVRAFTTGGFADLRAVSQWNRGFMSNPAHARYESMAAQIERAVDFMGVCGTDFEALKRVEFFASHEALLLDYERALTRLDSRTSLPYATSGHFLWIGERTREIDGAHVDFLSRVRNPIGVKLGPTTTAAEVTDLIEKLDPEREPGRLTFISRMGAGKIRENLPRLIEAARSTGSTPLWITDPMHGNTVTSENGYKTRRFNDVVDEVVGFFEVHEALGTVPGGLHVEMTGDDVAECLGGADPIDEAAFEGRYESLCDPRLNHKQSLELAFLVAEQLAKGGARAAKGTASR; from the coding sequence GTGAACGCAGAGCAGAGCACCCCCCGTCCTCAGTCATCCCCGTACGTCTCCGCTGGGCTGTCCCAGCCGGGCGCGGCAGTCTATCCGGGGCTGGACGAGTGGCGCTCCCTGCCGGTCCGCCAGCAGCCTCACTGGGCGGAGCACCCGTCCCACGCGGAGGTCGTCCGCGAGCTCTCGGCCCTGCCGCCGCTCGTCTTCGCCGGTGAGGTCGACATCCTTCGCGAGCGCCTCGCGTCGGCGGCCCGCGGCGAGGCCTTCCTCCTTCAGGGCGGCGACTGCGCCGAGACGTTCGCCGGCTCCACGGCGGACGCGATCTCCGCGAAGGTCCGCACGCTGCTGCAGATGGCCGTCGTCCTCACCTACGCCGCCTCCGTGCCCGTGGTCAAGGTCGGGCGCATGGCCGGCCAGTTCGCCAAGCCGCGCTCGAGCGACACGGAGACCCGCGAGGGCGTGACCCTGCCGGCCTTCCGCGGCGAGATCGTCAACGGCTTCCCCTTCACGCCGGAGGACCGCGAGCCGGACCCGGCCCGGATGCTCAAGGCCTACCACACGTCCGCCTCGACCCTGAACCTCGTGCGCGCCTTCACCACGGGCGGCTTCGCGGACCTGCGGGCCGTGTCCCAGTGGAACCGCGGCTTCATGTCCAACCCCGCCCACGCCCGGTACGAGTCGATGGCCGCGCAGATCGAGCGCGCTGTGGACTTCATGGGCGTCTGCGGCACGGACTTCGAGGCGCTCAAGCGCGTCGAGTTCTTCGCGAGCCACGAGGCGCTCCTCCTCGACTACGAGCGTGCCCTGACGCGCCTCGACTCCCGCACGAGCCTCCCGTACGCCACGAGCGGCCACTTCCTCTGGATCGGCGAGCGCACCCGGGAGATCGACGGCGCTCACGTCGACTTCCTCTCGCGCGTCCGCAACCCCATCGGCGTCAAGTTGGGGCCGACGACGACGGCCGCCGAGGTCACCGACCTCATCGAGAAGCTCGACCCCGAGCGGGAGCCGGGCCGCCTGACCTTCATCAGCCGCATGGGCGCGGGCAAGATCCGCGAGAACCTGCCGCGGCTCATCGAGGCCGCCCGCTCCACGGGGTCCACGCCCCTGTGGATCACGGACCCGATGCACGGCAACACCGTCACGAGCGAGAACGGGTACAAGACGCGCCGGTTCAACGACGTCGTCGACGAGGTCGTGGGCTTCTTCGAGGTGCACGAGGCCCTCGGGACCGTCCCCGGCGGCCTGCATGTCGAGATGACGGGCGACGACGTGGCCGAGTGCCTCGGCGGCGCCGATCCCATCGACGAGGCCGCCTTCGAGGGCCGGTACGAGTCCCTCTGCGACCCGCGCCTGAACCACAAGCAGTCGCTCGAGCTGGCGTTCCTCGTGGCGGAGCAGCTCGCCAAGGGCGGCGCCCGCGCAGCCAAGGGGACCGCCTCGCGCTGA
- a CDS encoding lysophospholipid acyltransferase family protein: MFYWFMKTVVIGPAVNAVFRPWVKGLENIPEEGGAILVSNHLSFSDSIFLPLAVPRPVSFLAKSEYFTGTGLKGTLTRKFFQASNQIPMDRSGGSASLSSLAAGAETLRQGKLLGIYPEGTRSPDGRLYKGKIGVARLALETGVPVIPVAMIGTDKVQPIGRKIPRVRRVGLIIGEPLDFSRFAGKIDDHATLRTMTDEIMAALMRLSGQEYVDVYAAQVKAEALQRRLARLEGLARPFERVQDSDSPSAQSDDARSGAAPAISSEE, from the coding sequence GTGTTCTATTGGTTCATGAAGACCGTCGTGATCGGTCCGGCCGTCAACGCCGTCTTCCGCCCCTGGGTGAAGGGGCTCGAGAACATTCCCGAAGAGGGCGGGGCCATCCTGGTGAGCAACCACCTCAGCTTCTCGGACTCGATCTTCCTGCCTCTTGCCGTGCCCCGCCCGGTGTCCTTCCTGGCCAAGAGCGAGTACTTCACGGGGACGGGCCTCAAGGGCACGCTGACGCGCAAGTTCTTCCAGGCGTCCAACCAGATCCCCATGGACCGGTCTGGCGGCAGCGCGTCCCTCTCCTCGCTCGCGGCGGGGGCGGAGACGCTCCGCCAGGGCAAGCTGCTCGGCATCTACCCCGAGGGCACGCGCAGCCCGGACGGCCGCCTCTACAAGGGCAAGATCGGCGTGGCGCGCCTGGCGCTCGAGACGGGCGTCCCCGTCATCCCGGTCGCGATGATCGGCACGGACAAGGTCCAGCCCATCGGCCGGAAGATCCCGCGCGTGCGCCGCGTGGGCCTGATCATCGGCGAGCCGCTGGACTTCAGCCGGTTCGCGGGGAAGATCGACGACCACGCCACGCTGCGGACCATGACGGACGAGATCATGGCCGCGCTCATGCGGCTCTCCGGCCAGGAGTACGTGGACGTGTATGCGGCCCAGGTCAAGGCCGAGGCCCTCCAGCGGCGTCTGGCGCGCCTCGAGGGGCTCGCGCGCCCGTTCGAGCGTGTCCAGGATTCGGACTCACCGTCCGCGCAGAGCGATGATGCGCGCTCGGGCGCGGCGCCCGCGATATCGTCAGAAGAGTGA
- a CDS encoding AMP-dependent synthetase/ligase, protein MQEVSTPQETDIPRSWNCSELLERQAASPENPPLFSVRTGEDGWRDISASEFRDLVVAHAKGLVAQGIKPGDRIGIMANTRFEWVLMDFAIWYAGAVSVPVYESSSPSQVAWILEDSGAVGIVVEGPAHENIVRHAATSASLKDLNHIWQMDDDGLAELVDAGRDVPDEEIASRRGAATLDDLATIIYSSGTTGRPKGCRLTHGNFVLLSESAREAIPEVARSGARTIMFLPLAHVFARYISVLAVHAGVVVAHTPDIKNLLTDLQSYSPDFLLVVPRVFEKVYNGAAANAEASGRGKIFNAAVATAIAYSKARQDGRVGLGLRARHALFDALVYRKLRTAMGGRVTHAVSGGGPLGERLGHFFSGVGILILEGYGLTETTAPVSVGAPSSIKIGTVGLPLPGNSVWIAEDGEILVKGVCVFEGYHNRPDLTEEAFEDGWFRTGDVGTLDEDGFLRITGRKKEILVTAGGKNVVPGLLEDVVRAKPLVSQCLVVGDNRPFVAALVTLDSEVLPDWLKRKGLPSMTPAEAAQNKDVRAEVESYIATANETVSRAESIRAFEIVEDDFTEESGHLTPSLKIKRAKVIEDYDDVVERIYAQKKPTS, encoded by the coding sequence ATGCAGGAAGTGTCGACCCCCCAGGAGACCGACATCCCCCGCTCGTGGAATTGCTCCGAGCTGCTCGAACGCCAGGCGGCCTCTCCTGAGAACCCGCCCCTCTTCTCGGTCCGCACCGGTGAGGACGGGTGGCGGGACATCTCGGCGTCCGAGTTCCGCGACCTCGTGGTCGCGCACGCCAAGGGCCTGGTCGCCCAGGGCATCAAGCCCGGGGACCGGATCGGCATCATGGCGAACACCCGCTTCGAGTGGGTCCTCATGGACTTCGCCATCTGGTATGCGGGCGCCGTGTCCGTCCCCGTCTACGAGTCCTCTTCCCCCAGCCAGGTCGCCTGGATCCTTGAAGACTCGGGCGCGGTCGGCATCGTCGTCGAGGGCCCGGCGCATGAGAACATCGTGCGCCACGCCGCCACGAGCGCGTCCCTGAAGGACCTCAACCACATCTGGCAGATGGACGACGACGGCCTGGCGGAGCTCGTCGACGCAGGCAGGGACGTCCCGGACGAGGAGATCGCCTCCCGCCGGGGCGCCGCCACCCTGGACGACCTCGCGACGATCATCTACTCCTCCGGCACGACGGGCCGCCCCAAAGGCTGCCGCCTCACGCACGGGAACTTCGTCCTCCTGTCCGAGTCCGCGCGCGAGGCCATCCCGGAGGTCGCCCGCTCCGGCGCCCGCACGATCATGTTCCTCCCGCTGGCCCACGTCTTCGCCCGCTACATCTCCGTCCTCGCGGTCCACGCGGGCGTCGTCGTGGCGCACACGCCGGACATCAAGAACCTCCTCACGGACCTCCAGTCGTACAGCCCGGACTTCCTCCTCGTCGTGCCCCGCGTGTTCGAGAAGGTCTACAACGGCGCGGCTGCCAACGCCGAGGCGAGCGGCCGTGGCAAGATCTTCAACGCGGCCGTGGCGACGGCCATCGCCTACTCCAAGGCCCGCCAGGACGGCCGCGTGGGCCTTGGCCTGCGCGCGCGCCACGCGCTCTTCGACGCGCTCGTGTACCGCAAGCTCCGCACGGCCATGGGCGGGCGCGTGACCCACGCCGTGTCCGGAGGCGGTCCGCTCGGCGAGCGGCTCGGCCACTTCTTCTCGGGCGTCGGCATCCTCATCCTTGAGGGCTACGGCCTCACGGAGACGACGGCGCCCGTGTCCGTCGGGGCGCCGTCATCGATCAAAATCGGCACGGTGGGGCTCCCGCTGCCGGGAAACTCCGTGTGGATCGCGGAGGACGGGGAGATCCTCGTCAAGGGCGTCTGCGTCTTCGAGGGCTACCACAACCGGCCCGACCTCACGGAGGAGGCCTTCGAGGACGGCTGGTTCCGCACCGGTGACGTGGGCACGCTCGACGAAGACGGCTTCCTGCGCATCACCGGCCGCAAGAAGGAGATCCTCGTGACGGCGGGCGGCAAGAACGTCGTCCCGGGCCTGCTGGAGGACGTGGTGCGGGCCAAGCCGCTCGTGTCCCAGTGCCTCGTTGTGGGAGACAACCGGCCGTTCGTGGCCGCGCTCGTCACCCTCGACTCGGAGGTTCTGCCGGACTGGCTCAAGCGCAAGGGCCTGCCCTCGATGACCCCGGCCGAGGCCGCGCAGAACAAGGACGTGCGGGCCGAGGTCGAGTCGTACATCGCCACGGCGAACGAGACTGTGTCCCGCGCCGAGTCCATCCGTGCGTTCGAGATCGTCGAGGACGACTTCACCGAGGAGTCGGGCCACCTGACCCCCTCGCTCAAGATCAAGCGGGCCAAGGTCATCGAGGACTACGACGACGTGGTGGAGCGCATCTACGCTCAGAAGAAGCCGACCTCGTAG
- a CDS encoding transglycosylase SLT domain-containing protein, whose translation MTNTLARRRPAGARRIVGPAVAAPAIAALASVALAQTASAASTYTVKQGDTLSGIAQSNGVSLQNLISINRITNPNLLFPGQTLSLSRQAAAAPKPAVKPAATKTPASTAAVTVSKQYVDPKAPYQTWRVWDAAKNEHFIQATGAQANVYINVFVATGSKSAARAAAKLGQPAPTATAPVKTPAPVTTPAPTTAPAATKAWVPANAPFQTWKVWNAAGEAHYMSGTGKQANAYINVYLATGDKAAARAAALRLGPLTAPAATTVPAAPSTPAAPAQGGSTVSSNLPVGSVQALVAQIARQYGVDPALALAFAEQESGFQTNAVSSVGALGVMQIMPANQAWVSGLAGRQLNLYNTVDNITAGVVMIKYLLATSSSRDNAIASYYQGQGAVQMYGWYEDTKRYVAGINSRYARYAV comes from the coding sequence ATGACCAACACCCTCGCCCGCCGCCGCCCTGCCGGTGCCCGCCGCATCGTCGGCCCCGCCGTCGCAGCCCCGGCCATCGCAGCACTCGCGAGCGTCGCCCTGGCCCAGACCGCCTCCGCCGCATCGACCTACACGGTCAAGCAGGGAGACACCCTCTCGGGAATCGCGCAGTCCAACGGCGTGTCCCTGCAGAACCTCATCTCCATCAATCGGATCACCAACCCGAACCTCCTCTTCCCCGGTCAGACGCTCAGCCTCTCCCGCCAGGCCGCGGCCGCCCCCAAGCCCGCCGTCAAGCCCGCCGCGACGAAGACCCCCGCCTCGACGGCTGCGGTCACCGTGTCCAAGCAGTACGTGGACCCCAAGGCCCCCTACCAGACGTGGCGCGTCTGGGACGCCGCGAAGAACGAGCACTTCATCCAGGCGACCGGCGCCCAGGCCAACGTCTACATCAACGTCTTCGTCGCCACGGGCAGCAAGAGCGCCGCCCGCGCCGCCGCGAAGCTCGGCCAGCCCGCGCCGACCGCCACCGCCCCCGTGAAGACCCCGGCGCCCGTGACGACCCCCGCCCCGACCACGGCCCCCGCCGCCACCAAGGCGTGGGTCCCGGCCAACGCGCCGTTCCAGACCTGGAAGGTGTGGAACGCGGCGGGCGAGGCCCACTACATGAGCGGAACGGGCAAGCAGGCCAACGCCTACATCAACGTCTACCTCGCCACGGGCGACAAGGCCGCGGCCCGCGCGGCCGCCCTCCGCCTCGGCCCGCTCACCGCCCCTGCGGCCACGACGGTTCCGGCCGCCCCCTCCACCCCGGCCGCCCCGGCCCAGGGCGGATCGACTGTGTCCTCGAACCTGCCCGTCGGCAGCGTCCAGGCGCTCGTCGCGCAGATCGCCCGCCAGTACGGCGTTGACCCCGCCCTCGCCCTCGCGTTCGCCGAGCAGGAGTCCGGCTTCCAGACGAACGCCGTCTCGAGCGTCGGCGCCCTCGGCGTCATGCAGATCATGCCTGCCAACCAGGCCTGGGTCTCGGGCCTCGCGGGCCGCCAGCTCAACCTGTACAACACGGTCGACAACATCACGGCCGGCGTCGTCATGATCAAGTACCTGCTCGCCACCTCCTCGAGCCGGGACAACGCCATCGCCTCCTACTACCAGGGTCAGGGCGCAGTCCAGATGTACGGTTGGTACGAGGACACGAAGCGCTACGTCGCGGGCATCAACTCCCGCTACGCCCGGTACGCGGTCTAA